The proteins below come from a single Streptococcus hyointestinalis genomic window:
- a CDS encoding zinc-binding dehydrogenase, which translates to MKATVFIEPGRVEVKEVDKPQLQSETDVIIRVLRTCVCGSDLWWYRGISKRDSDTLAGHEAIGIVNEVGREVTSVAVGDFVVVPFTHGCGYCVACCSGFDGNCQNNPGAHDIGYQAEYVRYYNANGGLVKIPGQPSDYSEDMLNSLLTLSDVMATGYHAAITAEVKKGDTVLVLGDGAVGLCGILSAKLLGAKRIIATSRHHNRKSLALAFGATDIIEERGNEAVKHLLDLTDGSGVDAVLECVGTEQSVATAIQATRPGAIIGRVGVPQKSETNTTQLFVKNIGLRGGIAAVTTHVKSRLLDAVLKGDIQPGKVFTHAYSLDEIAKAYEAMDTRKAIKSLVIVD; encoded by the coding sequence ATGAAAGCAACGGTTTTTATAGAGCCAGGAAGAGTAGAGGTCAAGGAGGTTGACAAACCACAACTGCAGAGTGAAACAGATGTTATCATTCGTGTCTTGCGCACTTGCGTTTGCGGCTCTGACTTGTGGTGGTATCGTGGGATTTCTAAGAGAGATAGCGATACACTAGCAGGACACGAGGCAATCGGTATTGTCAATGAGGTAGGAAGAGAAGTGACTTCTGTTGCGGTCGGTGACTTTGTCGTGGTTCCTTTTACGCATGGTTGTGGCTATTGTGTGGCTTGCTGTTCGGGCTTTGATGGTAATTGTCAAAATAATCCCGGCGCTCATGATATAGGCTATCAGGCAGAGTATGTCCGCTATTACAATGCCAATGGCGGTCTTGTCAAAATTCCCGGTCAGCCTAGTGACTATAGCGAAGACATGCTAAACTCGCTTTTAACGCTCTCAGACGTGATGGCGACAGGTTATCACGCTGCTATAACTGCCGAGGTCAAAAAAGGCGATACCGTTCTTGTTTTAGGAGATGGTGCTGTAGGACTTTGCGGTATCCTATCAGCCAAGTTACTTGGTGCTAAGCGTATCATCGCTACCAGTCGTCATCACAATCGTAAGTCGCTTGCGCTTGCCTTTGGAGCGACAGATATCATCGAAGAGCGTGGTAATGAAGCTGTCAAGCACCTTTTAGATTTGACAGATGGCTCTGGTGTGGACGCTGTTTTGGAATGTGTGGGTACCGAGCAGTCTGTAGCGACTGCCATTCAAGCAACACGCCCTGGGGCAATCATCGGTCGTGTCGGTGTTCCTCAAAAGTCAGAGACCAACACTACCCAGCTCTTTGTCAAAAATATTGGACTGCGTGGCGGTATCGCAGCCGTTACAACACACGTCAAATCACGTTTACTTGACGCTGTTTTAAAGGGAGATATTCAACCTGGCAAGGTCTTTACGCATGCTTACAGCTTAGATGAGATTGCAAAAGCTTATGAAGCGATGGATACACGGAAAGCTATTAAGTCGTTGGTGATTGTGGATTAA
- a CDS encoding IS30 family transposase: protein MKNKHLTLSDRNDIQIGIEQLKTFSAIATKLGKDPSTISKEVRRNRVVKENSVTSNCEACPLLKKAPYVCNAFPKKRSNCGYQKQFYYAKRAQLDYEAKLSDSRTGVALNKEEFYRMDEIVSSAIKKGQHLNHIIASNELSASRASIYRYLEKGYLSTKPIDFPRIVKFRKRRTRNLQPIPKTAREGRSYEDFQGFLTKNDISYWLEMDTVTGRIGGKVLLTFNLSYCNFIFARLLDNKTANEVTKHLYAIKNDLHQKEMSFCELFPVILTDNGGEFARVDDIEMDVRGESKLFFCDPNRSDQKGRIEKNHTLIRDILPKGTSFDNLTQDDINLVCSHVNSVKRASFNGKSAYELFTFTYGEEVATLLGISKIDPENVIQSPRLLDK, encoded by the coding sequence ATGAAAAACAAACACTTAACTCTCTCTGATCGCAACGATATTCAAATAGGAATCGAACAGCTAAAAACCTTCTCAGCTATCGCTACTAAGCTAGGTAAAGACCCGTCCACAATCTCAAAAGAAGTTCGCAGAAATCGAGTGGTTAAAGAAAATTCTGTGACATCCAATTGTGAGGCCTGCCCTCTACTCAAAAAGGCTCCTTACGTTTGTAATGCCTTTCCGAAAAAGAGAAGCAATTGTGGATACCAGAAACAGTTCTACTACGCAAAAAGAGCTCAGCTGGATTATGAAGCTAAGCTCTCAGATTCGAGAACAGGTGTTGCCCTAAACAAGGAAGAATTCTATCGCATGGACGAGATTGTCTCTTCTGCCATCAAAAAAGGACAACACCTCAACCACATCATCGCCTCAAATGAACTTTCGGCATCCAGAGCTTCTATCTACAGATACCTTGAAAAGGGCTATCTGTCCACAAAGCCTATTGATTTCCCCCGTATCGTGAAATTCAGAAAGCGGAGAACCAGAAATCTCCAACCCATTCCTAAAACTGCTAGAGAAGGACGGTCTTACGAGGACTTCCAAGGCTTTCTTACTAAGAATGATATCAGCTACTGGCTGGAAATGGACACCGTTACTGGAAGGATTGGAGGAAAGGTACTTCTCACTTTTAACCTCTCCTACTGCAACTTTATTTTCGCTCGGTTACTGGATAATAAAACAGCTAATGAGGTCACTAAACACCTCTACGCTATCAAGAATGACCTACACCAGAAAGAGATGAGCTTCTGCGAACTATTCCCTGTCATTCTGACCGATAATGGCGGTGAATTCGCTAGAGTAGACGATATCGAAATGGATGTTCGTGGAGAATCTAAACTCTTCTTCTGTGACCCAAATCGTTCTGACCAGAAGGGGAGAATTGAAAAAAATCACACGCTTATCAGAGATATTCTCCCTAAAGGAACTAGCTTCGATAACTTGACACAGGATGACATCAACCTAGTTTGTTCACATGTCAACAGCGTCAAACGAGCTTCTTTCAACGGAAAATCAGCCTATGAACTCTTTACCTTTACCTACGGTGAGGAAGTGGCAACACTTCTCGGTATCTCTAAAATTGACCCTGAAAACGTCATCCAATCACCTCGATTATTAGATAAATAA